Below is a window of Oryza brachyantha chromosome 10, ObraRS2, whole genome shotgun sequence DNA.
AGAACGACAGAATGTCCTTCACCCATACCATGAATCCAGTGGGACTAGTGTATGTATCATGCATGTAATCTACTGTAGAGAATCTACCACAATTCACATCAAGTTTGCAGCAATACCAACAAGATGCTGAAGAAATGGAAATACCTCAAAACCCATATATTTCCATCTACTTTCTTATTATGTATCTACAAAACCAGGGGCCTTATTATCTCCTGGCTCCAAACCCAAATAGCTATACATAACTATTCAAGCAGCTAATTTCTATTTAGTATTTACATTGCTAACCTATTTTACAACTATATAAGTACACATTAAGTCATACAATCCCACCAAATACCCTAGTATACAGTCCTCTGATTCaccaaaaacaaagaaagaaaataaattcagTACTTTGTCAGGCTAACTGAGTTCATGTTTAGTTCAGAGAAGGTAGCAACCAAAAATTGGAGCAGATGGCCTTCAAGATCCCTCCTGGAATGTCGCCGAGCGGGTGAGCGCCACCGGGTTGGCGTGCAGGAGCGGCAGGCTCGAGATCACCGGATGCTTCGCCGTCTTGGCGTCCTTCTTTGGCTCGAACACGGTGGTGAGCctgtgcggcgcggcggcggcggcggtgtcgtcGTCCGCCTtcctgtcgccgccggcgttgaAGCCGAAGAGGGACCGGATTGAGCTCCTGGCGACCTCGTCGGCGTTGTCGATCCTGATCGTCTTTGGCGCCCACACCTTGCCGTTGCCGTTGCCGTGGTGGTCGTCCCTTCcttcctcgtcgccaccgtctCTTGGGTGCTTCCCTAGTGTGAAGGAGGTCGCCATGGAGGAGACGGAAGGTGCACTCGTGGGTGGTGATGAGAGCGGCTGAGAATGGATGGCCGGCCATGGGAGGCTCCAAGCTCCCGGAGGAGGGATCATGCAGCCCCAgtacggcggcgccgccgccgggtatATCGGGATGGCGATGCCTGATGTGTAGTAGGTGGGAGGAGAGGGTGCGCAGCTGTACGGCCACATGGCGCCGCCGTTGTTCatggctggaggaggaggatgatgcACGCCGTTTGCCGTTTTCGGtacagtggcggcggcggcggtcgcctTCTCCGCGTCGGCCCTGTTGGTCGACAGCTCGCTGCACGATCCGGCGGCGTTGCTGAGGCGGTGTGCCACCtgcgcggcgaggtcgagccgcggcggcgcttcgTGGGCGCCGCCGAAGCTGAGGACCGTGGcgttggcggcggtggcggcttcggcggcggcggcggcgagaggcatgggcatggcggcggcgcaggcgcggaCGCGGTGGAGGAagtgggaggcggcggcggcgttcttgttcttgcggcggccggcgccgacgggGACGTTGCgcatggcgccgccggcggtccAGTAGCGCTGGCAGTTCTTGCAGAAGTGGCGGGGCTGGTTGACGTTGTAGTTGTTGAAGTAGCAGAACTTGGTGTCCATGCTGCTGCACCGCGGGCATGGCAGGATCTTGTCCGGCTTCTTCAGCTTCATCTCCTCCTTCTGCTGCTggctcgccgcctcgccgccgccgcccgcctgcGCCGGGCTCTTGTTGCccgggtcgtcgtcgccgtcgaccacCTCCGACTGCGGGGAGGGGTCGGCGGCGTCATGGTGCGCGGCTTGTTGGACGTCCGACTCCgtcgagctgctgctgctgccactcTGCTGCTCAACATCCTGAAATCCATTCCCTGATTAGTTCAGAGAATCACTCTAGTTCTTCATAAACActagtaattatgtaatttttttactttttttaatgaatcAGATGTCTACAACTGTACGGTGCAGGATAATCACTAAATattgtaattatgtaaaaaaatcctctttttttcatttgtttgttcAGTTTCCCATATCCCAAGGTGTTAGGTACTTTTGGTCTATTGGGATTTGGGAGTTGGCTTCTGTTGGTGAACCCTATCtgaaggcaaaaaaaaagttattttctttcttgcacAACATTAAGAAAGGAAATGGACCAGCGGAGATGGATCCTACATGCTAAAAGACAAGCCTTTTGTCGCAACCCTGAAGAGACCAACCAAACTGAACATGCCCATCTTCAGAACTCCAGATTTGCACCAAAGTCAAGCCCATGATAAAACTCTTAATCATAATCTTAAGAGAAAGAGTGGTACAGTAAACTGCAAAATGACATCAATTATCCTTCCTACTGAATTCTTCAGAGAAAGGAAATCATCAACTACAAGTCTACTAGAACTACTGAACCTTGGATTTCTTTCATGCCCTcagataaacaaatataaaaaataagtttttttttttcgcacTTGGGGATCAAAGGAGACAAACAGAATTAAGACAGCCAAGCCACAACTCGATCAAGTCTGAACCTATCAGACACACACGCAGCAGCAGAAGGAGCTGCCAAACTGAAACCTGAATCCAACCAAAGAAACGAAGGCGTATTGATGCAAGcaagaaacaaagaagatCAAGAGAAGCCATGATCCCCGATCGACACCAACCTTGGGCTCCGGCGCCACCGGGATCGTCTTCCCGAACAGCTTGATCAGCCCATCTCctaatcctcctcctcctcctctgcacTCACCCATCTCAGCAACAAACTCTCCTTGCCTCTCTatccctgctgctgctgcaccagaacaagaacaagaagacgaagacgaaggagGTGTGTGTAGTTTGAGGATTTGGGTTCTTGGGGGTGaagaggcggcggccatgggtataagaggggagggagggagggagggaggagggtgggGGCCACGTAGGAGGGGGTGAGAGCCACAAGCTGGCCTTGTGGCCTCAAGGGTGCGTTTTTTGATtcgcttctcctcctcctcgcctttTCCCACCCGGCCGTCGCCCTCACCCCTCCCTCACCTCGCTTCGCTTGGCTGCAATCCTCTCTTTTCCCTCTTTTGCACTCACCACCCCACCACGTATATATGTTTTCGCTTTGTTTCTCTTCGTCATCCTCGTCATCGTCTTCGTAGTTTACTGCTCTTTCCgttcttaaatatttaataacatTGACTTCTTAACATATGTTTTAtcgttctttttatttaattttttttaaaatatgtaaatatatatatatatatgcataaaagtatatttaacaataaacgaaatgatataaaaattaataattatatatatttttttaataagacgaatagtcaaacgtgtaaaaaaaatcaacggcgtcaaacatttagggacggaggaagtatattggtaggtactttatttttattgattgtGTTTATTGACGGTCTTGGCTTTTATGTCCACGTTGTTGTATTTTGTATTGATCATCAAAACCAGAATAGCTATGctcgaaaatattttatttgtaaaatctGTAGTTCATGCTTCTGTGTGGATCAGTGGCCGCAGAACTATGCATAGAGGTGCATACAAAGTTTGgacattattttcttttggttgTCATCTATGCATTGTTCTCGTTCTGTTAGTTAGTTATTTAGTAGGGCTATATCTCGGAAGTTCTTTTTTTCGTCTTTTTTGCTGAAGCCTTAGTTGGCAATGGGTTTATGGTTGTCTTTGCTATTGTGTTCTATTTTATGGTTGTCTTTGCTATTGTGTTCTATTTTACGGAAAAAGTCAtaatcttatctaaatttgaacATCTCGAGATCACCTTGGTGAATTCCTGACCAAGATTGCCAGGATTAGTGTTTAGTTATGCCATTTATGTTTGTAGGGATTGAGTCATAGGATCAGACTATATTTACCTCAAAACCGTAATTTGAAAGATGGTATtatagttgaaaattttactttaaaatcATGATCCTATCTATATATGCAAAATCAATATTGAATTATAACAATCATGAATTTTAACTGCATCATAAATGCTAGGGAACAGAATAAACACACAAAGGACTTTGCACTGCTGATTTATCATGTGGTTCTGATGCTTTCACTTGGTTTCTTGGATGTATTAAGTGAGAGTGGTAAAGAgttgcaaaaaattaaaagccc
It encodes the following:
- the LOC102708093 gene encoding cyclic dof factor 1-like, with translation MGECRGGGGGLGDGLIKLFGKTIPVAPEPKDVEQQSGSSSSSTESDVQQAAHHDAADPSPQSEVVDGDDDPGNKSPAQAGGGGEAASQQQKEEMKLKKPDKILPCPRCSSMDTKFCYFNNYNVNQPRHFCKNCQRYWTAGGAMRNVPVGAGRRKNKNAAAASHFLHRVRACAAAMPMPLAAAAAEAATAANATVLSFGGAHEAPPRLDLAAQVAHRLSNAAGSCSELSTNRADAEKATAAAATVPKTANGVHHPPPPAMNNGGAMWPYSCAPSPPTYYTSGIAIPIYPAAAPPYWGCMIPPPGAWSLPWPAIHSQPLSSPPTSAPSVSSMATSFTLGKHPRDGGDEEGRDDHHGNGNGKVWAPKTIRIDNADEVARSSIRSLFGFNAGGDRKADDDTAAAAAPHRLTTVFEPKKDAKTAKHPVISSLPLLHANPVALTRSATFQEGS